The Microbacterium luteum genome includes a region encoding these proteins:
- a CDS encoding hemolysin family protein, whose product MSDWAGLAWLGVLLVANAFFVGAEFAVISARRSQIEPLAERGSRSAKTALFAMEHATLMLATSQLGITICSLLILNVSEPAIHHLLAVPLGLTGLSEALVDTIAFVIALLAVSYLHVVFGEMVPKNLAFSVPDRAVLMLATPLVWVSKVFHPVIVTLNWTANHIVRLARVEPKDEAASTFTLEEVATIVTQSRIEGVLDDSAGTVAAVVEFTDKKAKDIAVPLGDLVTLPERTTPHKIERAVAKHGFSRYVIVDGEGVPTGYVHLKDVLRAAEGPDGGADVTRPIPSKRIHHMVPVTEETDLEDALALMRNAGRHLAQVRDTSGQTTAVLFLEDIIEELIGEVQDATSRRR is encoded by the coding sequence ATGAGCGATTGGGCCGGGCTCGCGTGGCTGGGTGTGCTCCTGGTCGCCAACGCCTTCTTCGTCGGTGCCGAGTTCGCCGTGATCTCCGCTCGCCGCTCGCAGATCGAGCCGCTGGCCGAACGCGGTTCGCGCAGCGCCAAGACCGCGCTGTTCGCCATGGAGCACGCGACGCTCATGCTGGCGACCAGCCAGTTGGGCATCACGATCTGCTCGCTGCTCATCCTGAACGTCTCCGAGCCTGCCATCCACCACCTGCTGGCCGTGCCGCTGGGGCTCACCGGGCTGAGCGAAGCGCTCGTGGACACCATCGCGTTCGTCATCGCGCTGCTGGCCGTGTCGTACCTGCACGTCGTGTTCGGCGAGATGGTGCCGAAGAACCTCGCGTTCTCGGTGCCCGACCGGGCCGTGCTGATGCTCGCGACGCCGCTGGTGTGGGTCTCCAAGGTGTTCCACCCCGTGATCGTCACTCTCAACTGGACCGCCAACCACATCGTCCGGCTGGCCCGCGTTGAGCCGAAGGACGAGGCTGCCTCGACCTTCACCCTCGAGGAGGTCGCCACGATCGTGACGCAGTCGCGTATCGAGGGCGTGCTCGACGACTCGGCGGGGACCGTGGCGGCCGTGGTGGAGTTCACCGACAAGAAGGCCAAGGACATCGCCGTGCCCCTCGGCGACCTGGTGACCCTCCCGGAGCGCACCACGCCCCACAAGATCGAGCGGGCGGTCGCCAAGCACGGCTTCTCGCGCTACGTGATCGTCGACGGGGAGGGCGTGCCGACCGGCTACGTGCACCTGAAGGACGTGCTGCGTGCGGCGGAGGGCCCCGACGGGGGTGCCGACGTGACGCGCCCCATCCCGTCCAAGCGCATCCATCACATGGTGCCGGTGACGGAGGAGACGGACCTGGAGGATGCCCTCGCGCTGATGCGCAATGCGGGCCGCCACCTCGCCCAGGTGCGCGACACCTCGGGACAGACGACGGCGGTGCTGTTCCTCGAGGACATCATCGAGGAGCTCATCGGCGAGGTGCAGGACGCCACGAGCCGTCGGCGCTGA
- a CDS encoding multifunctional oxoglutarate decarboxylase/oxoglutarate dehydrogenase thiamine pyrophosphate-binding subunit/dihydrolipoyllysine-residue succinyltransferase subunit: MSSQVTGVGVSSEGEFGANEWLVDELYEQFKVDKNSVDKAWWPILEEYSPVKGEVPVPDGTAPTAHPVTAPVPVIGAPPVARTTAKPAAAQPIPAQAPKVVPSSAEESTEEDTVTALRGMPKTLAANMDESLTVPTATSVRTIPAKLMIDNRIVINNHMSRTRGGKVSFTHLIGWAIIRALKEIPSQNVFYAEIDGKPSVVAPAHINLGIAIDIPKPDGTRALLVPSIKRAESLTFGEYLASYEDLVGRARKNKLTAADFQGTTISLTNPGGIGTVHSVPRLMKGQGCIVGAGALDYPAEFQGASSKTLNEMAIGKTITLTSTYDHRVIQGAGSGEFLKRVHELLIGERSFYDDIFAALRIPYAAIHWANDINVDLAERVDKQSRVQELINSFRVRGHLMADIDPLQYIQRTHPDLEIEQHGLTFWDLDREFVTGGFGGKRVMKLRDILGVLRDSYCRTIGIEYMHIQDPDQRRWFQDNVEVKYQKPTHDEQLRVLKKLNQAEAFETFLQTKYVGQKRFSLEGGESLIPLLDEILQGAAEAGLDGAAIGMAHRGRLNVLTNIAGKTYGQVFREFEGSVAIGSKSGSGDVKYHLGTSGTFVADGGEELPVYLAANPSHLETVDGVLEGIVRAKQDLKPIGSFSWLPVLVHGDAAFSGQGVVVETLQMSQLRGYRTGGTIHVVVNNQVGFTTVPQDARTSVYAADVAKTIQAPIFHVNGDDPEAVVRVSQLAFAYREKFHKDVVIDLVCYRRRGHNEGDDPSMTQPLMTNLIEAKRSVRRLYTESLVGRGDITQEEYEQAKQDFQGRLEVAFAETHAAETGTNEVVNTDAAPDASVGEPESTAVSREVVHMIGDRFVNKPEGFTVHSKLQQLLDKRHDMSRNGGIDWAFGELLAFGSLLVEGTPVRLAGQDARRGTFAQRHSVLHDRANGQEWLPLTNLSDSQGKFFAYDSLLSEYAAMAFEYGYSVERAEALVLWEAQFGDFANGAQSVVDEFISSAEQKWGQQSSVVLLLPHGYEGQGPDHSSARIERFLAMCAQDNMTIARPSTPASYFHLLRRQAYARPRRPLVVFTPKAMLRLRGATSPVDAFLTGRFEPVLDDDRGIDKSAVRRVLLHAGKIHWDLRAELDKNPNPAVALVRLEQYYPSPVEALRSVLASYPDAELVWVQDEPENQGAWPFIALELSKHLDGRTVRRVSREAAASTATGSPKVHALEQAEIIKTALTLR; this comes from the coding sequence GTGTCGAGCCAGGTGACGGGCGTCGGGGTTTCGAGCGAAGGGGAGTTCGGGGCCAATGAATGGCTCGTCGACGAGCTGTACGAGCAGTTCAAGGTCGACAAGAACTCCGTCGACAAGGCCTGGTGGCCGATTCTCGAGGAGTACAGCCCCGTCAAGGGCGAGGTCCCGGTCCCGGACGGAACCGCACCGACCGCACACCCGGTGACCGCGCCGGTTCCCGTCATCGGCGCTCCGCCGGTGGCGCGCACCACCGCGAAGCCGGCTGCGGCGCAGCCGATCCCCGCCCAGGCGCCGAAGGTCGTGCCCTCCTCTGCCGAGGAGTCGACCGAGGAGGACACGGTCACCGCGCTGCGCGGCATGCCGAAGACCCTCGCGGCGAACATGGACGAGTCGCTTACGGTGCCGACCGCAACGAGCGTGCGCACCATCCCTGCGAAGCTCATGATCGACAACCGCATCGTGATCAACAACCACATGTCGCGCACGCGCGGCGGCAAGGTCAGCTTCACGCACCTCATCGGCTGGGCGATCATCCGGGCGCTCAAGGAGATCCCGAGCCAGAACGTGTTCTACGCCGAGATCGACGGCAAGCCCTCGGTGGTGGCGCCGGCCCACATCAACCTGGGCATCGCGATCGACATCCCCAAGCCCGACGGCACGCGCGCCCTCCTGGTGCCCTCGATCAAGCGCGCGGAATCCCTCACCTTCGGCGAGTACCTCGCCTCCTACGAGGACCTCGTCGGGCGGGCGCGCAAGAACAAGCTCACCGCGGCCGACTTCCAGGGCACGACGATCTCGCTGACCAACCCCGGCGGCATCGGCACTGTGCACTCGGTACCGCGACTCATGAAGGGTCAGGGCTGCATCGTCGGCGCCGGCGCGCTGGACTACCCCGCGGAGTTCCAGGGCGCCAGCTCCAAGACGCTCAACGAGATGGCGATCGGCAAGACGATCACGCTCACGAGCACCTATGACCACCGGGTCATCCAGGGCGCCGGCTCGGGCGAGTTCCTCAAGCGCGTGCACGAGCTGCTGATCGGCGAGCGCAGCTTCTACGACGACATCTTCGCCGCACTGCGCATCCCCTACGCTGCGATCCATTGGGCCAACGACATCAATGTCGACCTGGCCGAGCGCGTCGACAAGCAGTCCCGCGTCCAGGAACTGATCAACTCGTTCCGGGTGCGCGGGCACCTCATGGCCGACATCGACCCCCTTCAGTACATCCAACGCACCCACCCCGACCTCGAGATCGAGCAGCACGGTCTGACCTTCTGGGACCTCGACCGCGAGTTCGTCACCGGCGGCTTCGGCGGCAAGCGCGTGATGAAGCTCCGCGACATCCTCGGGGTGCTGCGCGACTCGTACTGTCGCACGATCGGCATCGAGTACATGCACATCCAGGATCCCGATCAGCGTCGCTGGTTCCAGGACAACGTCGAAGTCAAGTACCAGAAGCCCACGCACGACGAGCAGCTGCGCGTCCTGAAGAAGCTGAATCAGGCCGAGGCGTTCGAGACGTTCCTGCAGACGAAGTACGTCGGCCAGAAGCGCTTCAGCCTCGAGGGCGGCGAGTCGCTGATCCCGCTCCTCGACGAGATCCTGCAGGGTGCGGCCGAGGCGGGGCTCGACGGCGCCGCGATCGGCATGGCGCACCGCGGTCGCCTCAACGTGCTGACCAACATCGCCGGCAAGACCTACGGGCAGGTGTTCCGCGAGTTCGAGGGTTCCGTCGCGATCGGCTCCAAGAGCGGTTCCGGCGATGTGAAGTATCACCTCGGAACGTCGGGGACCTTCGTCGCCGACGGCGGCGAGGAGCTCCCGGTGTATCTGGCCGCGAACCCGTCGCACCTCGAGACGGTCGACGGCGTGCTCGAGGGCATCGTGCGCGCCAAGCAAGACCTCAAGCCCATCGGCTCGTTCTCATGGCTGCCCGTCCTGGTCCACGGCGACGCGGCCTTCTCCGGCCAGGGCGTCGTCGTCGAGACGCTGCAGATGTCGCAGCTGCGCGGTTACCGCACCGGCGGCACCATCCACGTGGTGGTCAACAACCAGGTCGGCTTCACCACCGTGCCGCAGGACGCCCGCACCTCGGTGTACGCCGCCGACGTCGCCAAGACCATCCAGGCTCCGATCTTCCACGTGAACGGCGACGACCCCGAAGCGGTCGTGCGCGTGTCCCAGCTGGCGTTCGCCTACCGCGAGAAGTTCCACAAGGATGTCGTCATCGACCTCGTCTGCTACCGCCGTCGCGGTCACAACGAGGGCGACGACCCGTCGATGACGCAGCCGCTGATGACCAACCTCATCGAGGCCAAGCGCTCCGTGCGGCGCCTGTACACCGAATCGCTGGTCGGTCGCGGTGACATCACCCAGGAGGAGTACGAGCAGGCCAAGCAGGACTTCCAGGGCCGCCTCGAGGTCGCCTTCGCCGAGACGCACGCCGCCGAGACGGGCACCAACGAGGTCGTCAACACCGATGCGGCACCGGATGCGTCGGTCGGCGAGCCCGAGTCGACGGCCGTCTCGCGCGAGGTCGTCCACATGATCGGCGACCGCTTCGTGAACAAGCCCGAGGGCTTCACGGTGCACAGCAAGCTGCAGCAGCTGCTCGACAAGCGCCACGACATGAGCCGCAACGGCGGGATCGACTGGGCGTTCGGCGAGCTGCTCGCCTTCGGCTCGCTGCTGGTCGAGGGCACGCCGGTGCGCCTCGCGGGTCAGGATGCCCGTCGCGGCACCTTCGCGCAGCGCCACAGCGTGCTGCACGACCGCGCCAACGGGCAGGAGTGGCTGCCGCTGACGAACCTGTCCGACAGCCAGGGCAAGTTCTTCGCCTATGACTCCTTGCTCAGCGAGTACGCCGCGATGGCATTCGAGTACGGATACTCGGTCGAGCGCGCCGAGGCGCTCGTACTGTGGGAGGCGCAGTTCGGTGACTTCGCCAACGGCGCACAGTCGGTGGTGGACGAGTTCATCTCGTCGGCGGAGCAGAAGTGGGGCCAGCAGTCGAGCGTCGTTCTGCTGCTCCCCCACGGCTACGAGGGCCAGGGGCCCGACCACTCGTCGGCCCGCATCGAGCGCTTCCTGGCGATGTGCGCGCAGGACAACATGACCATCGCGCGCCCGTCGACGCCGGCTTCCTACTTCCATCTGCTGCGCCGACAGGCCTACGCGCGGCCGCGTCGCCCGCTCGTCGTGTTCACGCCGAAGGCCATGCTGCGCCTGCGCGGCGCGACCAGCCCCGTCGACGCGTTCCTCACCGGGCGGTTCGAACCCGTGCTCGACGACGACCGCGGCATCGACAAGAGCGCCGTGCGCCGCGTGCTGCTGCATGCGGGAAAGATCCATTGGGATCTGCGCGCCGAGCTCGATAAGAACCCGAATCCCGCCGTCGCGCTGGTGCGCCTCGAGCAGTACTATCCGTCACCGGTCGAGGCCCTGCGGTCGGTGCTGGCCTCCTACCCCGACGCGGAGCTCGTGTGGGTGCAGGACGAGCCGGAGAACCAGGGTGCGTGGCCGTTCATCGCGCTCGAGCTGTCCAAGCACCTCGATGGCCGCACCGTCCGCCGCGTCTCCCGCGAAGCCGCCGCGTCGACCGCGACCGGTTCGCCGAAGGTGCACGCGCTCGAGCAGGCCGAGATCATCAAGACCGCTCTCACGCTGCGCTGA
- a CDS encoding GuaB1 family IMP dehydrogenase-related protein: MEFYGAQPEVDLTYSDVFLVPRRSEVASRLDVDLAPDDGTPATLPLVAANMNSVTGPRLAATLSRRGGLGVLPQDMPLQDLDAAIRWVKAQPVTWDTPLVLPPDMNVAEAAQIVPATEGHGIVVSDAAGGDILVDDVQGIVPAARLGTALPDARLGDLARGRPSSIDADDVADARHAFDLMVAADVETVCVLHHGHLVGTLTRRSALRSTLYRPAVDGDGRLGVAAAVGINGDVAAKARALAAAGVDVLVVDTAHGHQEGMLRALRTVADLDLGLPIAAGNIVTAAGVGDLVDAGATILKVGVGPGAMCTTRMMTAVGRPQFSAVLETAEAARAAGAHVWADGGVRYPRDVALALAAGAASVMIGSWFAGTIEAPGRLQTDADGRVFKESWGMASTKAVQDRFGRLDPYERARKELFAEGISSSKIYLDPLRPGLEDLLDMITAGVRSSFTYAGAATVADFHARARVGLQSAAGYDEGKALPVSW, encoded by the coding sequence ATGGAGTTCTACGGCGCCCAGCCCGAGGTCGATCTCACCTATTCGGATGTCTTCCTCGTCCCCCGTCGATCGGAGGTGGCGAGCCGCCTCGACGTCGACCTCGCGCCCGACGACGGCACCCCCGCCACGCTCCCGCTGGTGGCGGCGAACATGAACTCCGTCACCGGTCCGCGGCTCGCGGCCACCCTCTCCCGTCGCGGCGGCCTGGGTGTGCTGCCGCAGGACATGCCCCTGCAGGACCTCGACGCGGCCATCCGATGGGTGAAGGCGCAGCCCGTGACGTGGGACACCCCGCTCGTGCTGCCGCCGGACATGAACGTGGCAGAGGCCGCGCAGATCGTGCCGGCCACGGAGGGCCACGGCATCGTCGTCAGCGACGCCGCCGGCGGCGACATCCTCGTCGATGACGTGCAGGGGATCGTGCCGGCGGCTCGGCTCGGCACCGCGCTCCCCGACGCGCGCCTGGGCGATCTCGCCCGTGGCCGCCCCTCGTCGATCGACGCCGACGACGTCGCGGATGCCCGGCACGCGTTCGACCTGATGGTCGCCGCCGACGTCGAGACGGTCTGCGTGCTTCATCACGGCCACCTGGTGGGCACGCTGACGCGGCGCAGCGCGCTGCGCTCGACGCTGTACCGACCCGCCGTCGACGGCGACGGGCGGCTCGGCGTCGCCGCGGCGGTCGGGATCAACGGCGACGTCGCCGCCAAGGCGCGGGCCCTCGCGGCGGCCGGTGTCGACGTGCTCGTCGTCGACACCGCGCACGGGCATCAGGAGGGCATGCTGCGGGCGCTGCGCACGGTCGCCGACCTCGACCTCGGACTTCCCATCGCGGCCGGCAACATCGTCACCGCCGCCGGGGTCGGTGACCTCGTCGACGCCGGCGCGACGATCCTGAAGGTGGGCGTGGGCCCGGGCGCGATGTGCACGACGCGGATGATGACCGCCGTCGGACGCCCGCAGTTCTCCGCGGTGCTCGAGACGGCGGAGGCGGCGCGCGCCGCCGGCGCGCACGTCTGGGCCGACGGGGGAGTGCGCTACCCCCGCGACGTCGCGCTGGCGCTCGCGGCGGGGGCGGCATCCGTCATGATCGGCTCGTGGTTCGCCGGCACCATCGAGGCGCCCGGGCGCCTGCAGACCGACGCCGACGGTCGCGTGTTCAAGGAGTCGTGGGGCATGGCCTCCACGAAGGCCGTGCAGGATCGGTTCGGCCGGCTGGACCCCTACGAGCGCGCGCGCAAGGAGCTGTTCGCCGAGGGGATCTCGTCGTCGAAGATCTACCTCGATCCGCTGCGGCCCGGCCTGGAGGACCTGCTGGACATGATCACGGCGGGCGTGCGCTCCTCGTTCACCTACGCGGGCGCCGCCACCGTGGCGGACTTCCACGCCCGCGCCCGCGTCGGGCTGCAGTCCGCCGCCGGCTACGACGAGGGCAAGGCGCTGCCGGTCAGCTGGTGA
- a CDS encoding zf-HC2 domain-containing protein, with the protein MTDCGCEKARRDLEEYLRNEVCKTEHADIKEHLDHCPACRDEALVATTLTDVVARACRETAPEDLRDQVLARVRAIQAGH; encoded by the coding sequence ATGACCGATTGCGGCTGCGAGAAGGCGCGGCGCGACCTCGAGGAGTACCTGCGCAACGAGGTCTGCAAGACCGAGCACGCCGACATCAAGGAGCACCTGGATCACTGTCCGGCCTGTCGCGATGAGGCGCTCGTCGCAACGACCCTGACCGACGTGGTGGCGCGGGCGTGCCGCGAGACCGCGCCCGAAGACCTGCGCGATCAGGTTCTCGCCCGCGTGAGGGCCATCCAGGCCGGTCACTGA
- the aroA gene encoding 3-phosphoshikimate 1-carboxyvinyltransferase: protein MTTDGYSPTSTSAATGAWQAPVADGPLDSTLSVPGSKSLTNRELVLAALADGPSRLRAPLHSDDSARMVDALRSLGVGIETEAGDSPFGDDLVITPRWPLSHGGVVDCGQAGTVMRFVTPLAGFTGGEITVTAHQSALHRPMGAMIKALRDVGVDIDDGGRWSLPFSVRGHGHVRGGEITIDASASSQFVSGLLLAAPRFDVGLHLVHAGDRLPSMPHIDMTVEALAHRGVHVERPSVGEWIVPAGPIRGKDIAVEPDLSNAAPFLAAAMVAGGQVTVQGWPPHSTQPGAMLADILAVMGGRVSRRGGALTVGAGNGIHGVELDLSAAGELAPTIFGLAAFADGESVLHGIGHIRGHETDRIAALIGELRALGGEAHELPDGIRIVPRPLHAGVWRAHHDHRMATTGALIGLAVPGVEVDDIGTTAKTLPQFPQLWRAMIHGDDVSASLAS from the coding sequence ATGACCACCGACGGGTATTCCCCCACGTCCACTTCGGCCGCGACCGGAGCCTGGCAGGCGCCCGTCGCCGACGGGCCGCTGGATTCGACGTTGTCCGTGCCCGGCTCGAAGTCGCTGACGAACCGCGAGCTCGTCCTCGCGGCTCTCGCGGACGGCCCGAGTCGTCTGCGTGCCCCGCTCCATTCCGACGACTCCGCCCGCATGGTCGACGCCCTGCGCTCGCTCGGGGTCGGGATCGAGACGGAAGCCGGCGACAGTCCGTTCGGAGACGATCTTGTGATCACGCCGCGCTGGCCGCTGTCGCACGGCGGCGTCGTGGATTGCGGTCAGGCGGGGACCGTGATGCGGTTCGTCACGCCGTTGGCGGGCTTCACCGGAGGCGAGATCACCGTCACCGCGCACCAGAGCGCGCTGCATCGACCCATGGGCGCGATGATCAAGGCGCTCCGCGACGTGGGTGTCGATATCGACGACGGTGGTCGCTGGTCACTGCCGTTCTCGGTGCGCGGTCACGGGCACGTGCGCGGTGGCGAAATCACAATCGACGCCAGCGCGTCGAGCCAGTTCGTCTCCGGCCTGCTGCTGGCCGCACCACGCTTCGACGTCGGCCTGCACCTGGTGCACGCGGGCGATCGGCTGCCGAGCATGCCGCACATCGACATGACCGTCGAAGCGCTCGCGCACCGCGGCGTGCACGTCGAGCGTCCGTCCGTCGGCGAGTGGATCGTGCCGGCGGGCCCGATCCGCGGCAAGGACATCGCCGTCGAGCCCGACCTGTCCAACGCCGCGCCGTTCCTGGCCGCGGCGATGGTCGCCGGTGGCCAGGTCACCGTGCAGGGGTGGCCGCCGCACTCCACGCAGCCGGGCGCCATGCTCGCGGACATCCTCGCCGTCATGGGAGGGCGCGTGAGCCGGCGCGGCGGTGCATTGACCGTCGGGGCCGGCAATGGCATCCACGGCGTCGAACTCGACCTTTCAGCGGCGGGCGAGCTCGCCCCGACGATCTTCGGTCTCGCGGCCTTCGCCGACGGCGAGAGCGTGCTCCACGGCATCGGACACATCCGCGGTCACGAGACCGATCGCATCGCCGCGCTCATCGGCGAGCTGCGCGCCCTCGGCGGTGAGGCGCACGAACTCCCGGACGGCATCCGTATCGTGCCACGCCCACTGCATGCCGGCGTCTGGCGGGCGCACCACGACCACCGCATGGCGACGACGGGAGCCCTCATCGGCCTCGCCGTACCGGGCGTCGAGGTCGACGACATCGGCACGACCGCCAAGACCCTGCCGCAGTTCCCCCAGCTGTGGCGAGCGATGATCCACGGCGACGACGTGTCCGCGTCACTGGCCTCGTGA
- a CDS encoding hemolysin family protein — protein sequence MDYVMLGVGLLLTIGTGLFVASEFALVNLDRADLESRQKAGESRLALTISALRITSTHLSSAQLGITLTTLLTGYTMEPAISNLLRPVLTSWGWPDALVTPLSATVGIAIATVFSMIIGELVPKNFALAVPRQTAKLVMPFQVAFTTVFRPAILVLNGSANGVLRAIGIEPKEELSGARTAEELSSLVRRSASAGVLEEDTASLLDRSLTFSRLSAADVMTPRPSVHAVAVGDAVEDVIQLARRTGHSRFPVYEDSMDDIVGVVHLKAAVSVPRAKRAEVPVGAISSEPLRVPEAVHLDALVAELRTRGYQMAVVVDEYGGTAGVVTLEDIVEEIVGEVLDEHDRRRAGIVRASGSIIFPGELRPDELLDRTGIRIPEGEVYDTVGGFIMSVLERIPTAGDALQLEEGVIEVQRMEGRRVDRVRFTPVAVPVASAAEGGERR from the coding sequence ATGGACTACGTCATGCTGGGCGTGGGGCTCCTTCTGACCATCGGCACCGGTCTGTTCGTGGCCAGCGAATTCGCGCTGGTGAACCTCGATCGTGCCGACCTCGAGTCGCGGCAGAAGGCGGGTGAATCCCGGCTGGCGCTGACGATCAGCGCGCTGCGGATCACCTCGACCCACCTCTCCAGCGCGCAGCTGGGCATCACCCTGACGACGCTCCTGACGGGTTACACCATGGAGCCGGCGATCTCGAACCTGCTGCGCCCCGTGCTCACGTCGTGGGGCTGGCCGGATGCGCTGGTCACGCCGCTGTCGGCGACGGTCGGCATCGCGATCGCGACGGTCTTCTCGATGATCATCGGCGAACTCGTGCCCAAGAACTTCGCGCTCGCCGTGCCGCGGCAGACCGCCAAGCTCGTCATGCCGTTCCAGGTGGCCTTCACCACCGTCTTCCGGCCCGCCATCCTCGTGCTCAACGGCAGCGCGAACGGCGTGCTCCGGGCCATCGGCATCGAGCCCAAGGAGGAGCTGTCGGGTGCGCGCACCGCCGAGGAGCTCTCGAGCCTCGTGCGCCGATCGGCCAGTGCCGGCGTGCTCGAAGAGGACACGGCGTCGCTCCTGGATCGGAGCCTGACCTTCTCGCGGTTGAGCGCCGCCGACGTGATGACGCCGCGACCGAGCGTGCACGCCGTCGCCGTCGGCGACGCCGTCGAAGACGTGATCCAGCTGGCGCGCCGCACGGGGCACAGCCGCTTCCCCGTCTACGAGGACTCGATGGACGACATCGTCGGCGTCGTGCACCTCAAGGCGGCCGTCAGCGTTCCGCGGGCCAAGCGCGCCGAGGTGCCGGTGGGGGCGATCAGCAGCGAGCCGCTGCGAGTCCCCGAGGCGGTGCATCTGGATGCGCTGGTCGCCGAACTCCGCACGCGCGGCTACCAGATGGCCGTCGTCGTCGACGAATACGGCGGCACCGCGGGAGTCGTCACGCTCGAGGACATCGTCGAGGAGATCGTCGGCGAGGTGCTCGATGAGCACGACCGGCGTCGCGCGGGCATCGTCCGCGCATCCGGGTCCATCATCTTCCCGGGCGAGCTGCGCCCCGATGAGCTGCTGGATCGCACCGGCATCCGCATCCCCGAGGGCGAGGTCTACGACACCGTCGGCGGGTTCATCATGAGCGTGCTCGAGCGCATCCCCACCGCGGGCGACGCACTTCAGCTGGAGGAGGGCGTCATCGAGGTGCAGCGCATGGAGGGCCGCCGCGTCGATCGCGTACGGTTCACGCCGGTGGCCGTTCCGGTCGCCTCGGCCGCCGAGGGAGGTGAGCGCCGATGA
- a CDS encoding ADP-dependent NAD(P)H-hydrate dehydratase → MRRWTATDAAGSLRAPTSHDDKYTRGVVGIRTGSPSFKGAAVLGVEAAWRTGVGMVRYVGPAGAEVLARRPETVLSEGRVNAWVIGSGTDPAHRDDAETALLREILAGTVPVVVDAGALDLVDHPAAPVVITPHAGEFGRLRSRLGMPPVDPDADLAERDDAALETAEALGAAVLLKGARTVSAAPGGFIAVVADATPWLATAGTGDVLAGAIGALAAGARDLTSAAEWGPVAATGAWLHGRAANVAAGRYGLAGGPITALDVADALPAAVGEVIAAAPA, encoded by the coding sequence ATGCGCAGATGGACGGCGACCGACGCGGCGGGAAGCCTTCGGGCCCCGACCTCTCACGACGACAAGTACACGCGCGGGGTGGTGGGCATCCGCACGGGATCACCGTCGTTCAAAGGTGCCGCCGTGCTGGGTGTCGAGGCCGCCTGGCGCACCGGTGTCGGGATGGTGCGCTACGTCGGACCGGCCGGCGCGGAGGTGCTGGCCCGTCGCCCCGAGACCGTGCTGTCCGAAGGCCGTGTCAACGCCTGGGTGATCGGCTCGGGCACCGACCCGGCCCACCGCGACGATGCCGAGACCGCCCTGCTGCGGGAGATCCTCGCCGGGACCGTGCCGGTCGTGGTCGATGCCGGAGCGCTCGACCTCGTCGATCATCCCGCGGCTCCCGTTGTCATCACCCCGCACGCGGGCGAGTTCGGTCGTCTGCGCTCCAGGCTCGGCATGCCGCCGGTGGACCCCGACGCCGACCTCGCGGAGCGCGACGACGCCGCCCTCGAGACCGCGGAGGCGCTCGGCGCCGCCGTGCTGCTCAAGGGTGCGCGCACCGTCTCCGCCGCACCGGGCGGATTCATCGCGGTCGTCGCGGATGCCACGCCGTGGCTTGCGACAGCGGGCACGGGGGATGTGCTCGCCGGAGCGATCGGCGCCCTCGCGGCGGGTGCGCGGGACCTCACCTCGGCGGCCGAGTGGGGACCCGTCGCCGCCACGGGGGCGTGGCTGCACGGGCGTGCCGCCAACGTGGCCGCCGGCCGTTACGGCCTCGCGGGCGGCCCGATCACCGCGCTCGACGTGGCCGACGCCCTGCCGGCCGCCGTCGGCGAGGTCATCGCCGCCGCCCCGGCCTGA
- a CDS encoding sigma-70 family RNA polymerase sigma factor, which produces MSDQAETAEEARTQFEAQALPFMDPLYAAAMRMTRNPADAADLVQETFVKAFASWSSFTQGTNLKAWLYRILTNTYINTYRKKQREPYQGTIDELEDWQLGGAESTTATSSRSAEAEAIDHMPASAVKDALQSIPEDFRMAVYLADVEGFAYQEIADIMKTPIGTVMSRLHRGRRMLRDLLAEYARERGIETAPTRSEK; this is translated from the coding sequence ATGAGCGATCAGGCCGAGACGGCGGAAGAGGCCCGCACCCAATTCGAGGCGCAGGCGCTGCCGTTCATGGACCCCCTGTACGCGGCGGCCATGCGCATGACGCGGAACCCCGCCGACGCCGCGGATCTGGTGCAGGAGACGTTCGTGAAGGCGTTCGCCTCGTGGTCGTCGTTCACGCAGGGAACGAACCTCAAGGCGTGGCTCTACCGCATCCTCACCAACACCTACATCAACACCTACCGCAAGAAGCAGCGCGAGCCGTATCAGGGCACCATCGACGAGCTCGAGGACTGGCAGCTCGGCGGCGCCGAGTCCACCACCGCCACGAGCAGCCGGTCGGCAGAGGCCGAGGCGATCGACCACATGCCGGCGTCGGCGGTCAAGGATGCGCTGCAGTCCATCCCGGAGGACTTCCGGATGGCGGTCTACCTGGCAGACGTGGAGGGGTTCGCCTACCAGGAGATCGCCGACATCATGAAGACCCCGATCGGCACGGTCATGAGCCGCCTGCACCGAGGCAGGCGGATGCTGCGTGACCTGCTGGCGGAGTACGCACGCGAGCGCGGCATCGAGACCGCGCCGACGAGGAGTGAGAAATGA